One region of Juglans microcarpa x Juglans regia isolate MS1-56 chromosome 7S, Jm3101_v1.0, whole genome shotgun sequence genomic DNA includes:
- the LOC121240527 gene encoding protein O-glucosyltransferase 1-like, which produces MGLSPKNKARKPSQLLPCVIALAAFSITALLLYKVDDFASQTKTVAGHNLEPTPWHLFPPKTFSEQSRQARAYKIIHCSYLACHSGTDTNTNTIPERRNRTHPSQPSKKCPAFFRWIHHDLEPWARTGISLAHLAESQKFAAFRIVIVSGKLYVDLYYTCVQSRMMFTIWGLLQLLKRYPGMVPDVDMMFDCMDKPRINMTEHKSMPLPLFRYCTNEDHYDIPFPDWSFWGWPETNLRPWDEEFRDIKQGSQRTSWSKKSPRAYWKGNPDVGSPVRVELQNCNHSTKWGVQIMRQDWEEEARIGYEQSKLSNQCNYQYKIYAEGYAWSVSLKYILSCGSLALIISPDYEDFFSRGLIPKKNYWPVSLNDLCPSLKHAVDWGNKHPSEAKAIGKEGQNLMETLSMDRVYDYMFHLITEYSKLQQFRPVPPSSAHELCPESLICIADGKQRESLEQSTVLPSKEPPCTLQPANSNLIKSLIQQKKKIIKDVKDMEKVKAQRRSN; this is translated from the exons atgggtttgtcTCCGAAGAACAAAGCTCGCAAGCCCTCCCAACTCCTCCCTTGCGTCATTGCCTTGGCCGCCTTCTCCATCACCGCCCTTCTCCTCTATAAg GTGGACGACTTCGCTTCCCAAACGAAAACCGTCGCGGGCCACAATTTAGAGCCCACGCCGTGGCACCTCTTCCCACCCAAGACCTTCAGCGAACAATCTCGGCAAGCCCGAGCTTACAAAATCATCCACTGCTCTTACCTTGCTTGCCACTCGGGCACCGACACCAACACCAACACCATCCCCGAACGACGAAACCGGACTCATCCCTCTCAACCGAGCAAGAAATGCCCGGCTTTTTTTCGGTGGATCCACCACGATCTGGAACCCTGGGCTCGGACGGGGATTTCTTTGGCCCATTTGGCGGAGTCCCAGAAATTTGCGGCTTTTCGAATCGTGATCGTTTCGGGGAAGCTGTACGTGGATTTGTATTATACTTGCGTGCAGAGCCGAATGATGTTTACGATATGGGGGTTGTTGCAGCTACTCAAGAGGTATCCTGGGATGGTACCAGATGTCGATATGATGTTTGATTGCATGGATAAGCCTCGTATCAACATGACTGAGCACAAATCCATGCCGCTGCCGCTTTTTCGTTATTGCACCAATGAGGATCACTACGACATCCCGTTTCCTGATTGGTCTTTCTGGGGTTG GCCAGAGACAAATTTAAGGCCCTGGGATGAGGAGTTCCGAGACATTAAACAAGGTTCTCAACGTACAAGTTGGTCGAAGAAGTCGCCCCGAGCATATTGGAAAGGAAATCCTGATGTTGGGTCTCCTGTCCGTGTAGAATTACAGAATTGTAATCACTCTACGAAGTGGGGAGTGCAAATCATGCGTCAG GATTGGGAAGAAGAAGCACGCATTGGTTATGAGCAATCCAAACTATCAAATCAGTGTAATTACCA GTATAAAATTTATGCAGAAGGCTACGCTTGGTCCGTGAGCTTGAAGTACATTCTATCATGTGGTTCTCTTGCACTAATAATATCCCCAGATTATGAAGATTTCTTCAGTCGTGGtctcattcccaagaaaaaCTATTGGCCTGTCTCTCTAAATGATTTATGCCCCTCATTAAAGCATGCTGTTGATTGGGGTAATAAACACCCATCTGAG GCTAAGGCAATAGGAAAAGAAGGGCAGAATCTGATGGAAACCTTAAGTATGGATAGGGTCTATGATTACATGTTTCACCTCATTACGGAGTACTCAAAGCTGCAGCAGTTCAGGCCAGTCCCACCATCTTCTGCTCATGAACTGTGTCCGGAGTCCCTGATTTGCATTGCGGATGGCAAGCAGAGGGAATCCCTGGAACAATCAACTGTCTTGCCTTCAAAAGAACCACCATGCACCCTTCAGCCTGCCAATAGTAATCTCATCAAAAGCTTGAtacaacagaaaaagaaaattatcaaggATGTGAAAGACATGGAGAAGGTGAAAGCACAGAGACGTTCAAACTAG